In Rhinopithecus roxellana isolate Shanxi Qingling chromosome 16, ASM756505v1, whole genome shotgun sequence, a single genomic region encodes these proteins:
- the PPP3R2 gene encoding calcineurin subunit B type 2 has product MSTMGNEASYPAEMCAHFDNDEIKRLGRRFRKLDLDKSGSLSVEEFMSLPELRHNPLVRRVIDVFDTNDDGEVDFKEFILGTSQFSVKGDEEQKLRFAFSIYDMDKDGYISNGELFQVLKMMVGNNLADWQLQQLVDKTIIILDKDGDGKISFEEFSAVVRDLEIHKKLVLIV; this is encoded by the coding sequence ATGTCCACAATGGGAAATGAGGCCAGTTACCCGGCGGAGATGTGCGCGCACTTTGACAATGATGAAATTAAAAGGCTGGGCAGGAGGTTTAGGAAGTTGGACTTGGACAAATCAGGCTCTCTGAGCGTGGAGGAGTTCATGTCCCTGCCGGAGCTGCGCCACAACCCGTTGGTGCGGCGAGTGATCGACGTCTTCGACACCAACGACGATGGAGAAGTGGACTTCAAGGAATTCATCCTGGGGACCTCTCAGTTCAGCGTCAAGGGCGACGAGGAGCAGAAGTTGAGGTTTGCGTTCAGCATTTACGACATGGATAAAGATGGCTACATTTCCAACGGGGAGCTCTTCCAGGTGCTGAAGATGATGGTGGGCAACAACCTGGCGGACTGGCAGCTCCAGCAGCTGGTCGACAAAACCATCATCATCCTGGACAAGGATGGCGATGGGAAGATATCCTTTGAGGAATTCAGTGCTGTGGTCAGAGACCTGGAGATCCACAAGAAGCTGGTCCTCATCGTGTGA